From Mycolicibacterium nivoides, a single genomic window includes:
- the whiA gene encoding DNA-binding protein WhiA, with protein sequence MTAEVKDELSRLVVNSVSARRAEVASLLRFAGGLHIVAGRVVVEAEVDLGIIARRLRKDIYDLYGYNAVVHVLSASGIRKNTRYVVRVAADGEALARQTGLLDLRGRPVRGLPAQVVGGSVGDAEAAWRGAFLAHGSLTEPGRSSALEVSCPGPEAALALVGAARRLGVSAKAREVRGADRVVVRDGEAIGALLTRMGAQDTRLTWEERRMRREVRATANRLANFDDANLRRSARAAVAAAARVERALDILGDGVPDHLAAAGKLRVEHRQASLEELGRLADPPMTKDAVAGRIRRLLSMADRKAKQEGVPDTESAVTPDLLDDA encoded by the coding sequence ATGACAGCCGAGGTGAAAGACGAGCTGAGCCGCCTCGTAGTCAACTCGGTGAGTGCTCGCCGCGCGGAGGTGGCGTCCTTGTTGCGCTTTGCCGGCGGCCTGCACATCGTGGCCGGCCGGGTGGTGGTGGAAGCCGAGGTGGATCTCGGGATCATCGCGCGCCGTCTGCGCAAGGACATCTACGACCTGTACGGGTACAACGCCGTGGTGCACGTCCTGTCGGCCAGTGGAATCCGGAAGAACACCCGCTATGTCGTGCGGGTGGCCGCCGATGGGGAAGCCCTGGCCCGGCAGACCGGGCTGCTCGACCTTCGTGGACGCCCGGTGCGAGGCCTGCCCGCGCAGGTGGTCGGCGGCAGCGTCGGTGACGCGGAGGCAGCGTGGCGCGGGGCGTTCCTCGCTCACGGATCGCTGACCGAGCCCGGTCGCTCGTCGGCGCTCGAAGTCAGTTGCCCCGGTCCGGAGGCGGCCCTGGCCCTCGTCGGTGCCGCCAGGCGGCTCGGAGTCAGTGCCAAGGCTCGCGAGGTGCGTGGCGCTGACCGGGTGGTGGTGCGCGACGGTGAGGCGATCGGCGCGTTGCTGACCCGGATGGGGGCCCAGGACACGCGGCTCACGTGGGAGGAACGGCGCATGCGCCGCGAGGTCCGCGCCACCGCCAATCGCCTGGCCAATTTCGACGATGCGAACCTGCGCCGGTCGGCGCGTGCCGCGGTGGCCGCGGCCGCCCGGGTGGAGCGTGCGTTGGACATCCTCGGTGACGGGGTGCCCGATCACCTTGCCGCGGCGGGCAAGCTGCGGGTCGAGCACCGGCAAGCATCTCTGGAGGAGTTGGGAAGGCTCGCCGATCCGCCGATGACGAAAGATGCTGTGGCCGGCCGTATCCGGCGCCTGCTGTCGATGGCAGATCGCAAGGCCAAGCAGGAAGGGGTTCCCGACACCGAGTCGGCGGTGACCCCGGACCTGCTCGACGACGCCTGA
- a CDS encoding YwqG family protein gives MSPPLPRGAEWPIWSGRGPLAHIATLDCLALHRFVPESLTAAGFPLDGLLSFFYFDGQVDDGLEVVGPMFGTNDGARVIHTPADVPVVLTEPPSPITAYPAIELRAEPVLTWPTWEHPDLHDENWPAEGWRGLFEELDAVRQVTPGPVHQVGGHPDPVQGPVEIEIAYGQLSDGGRNALDWSDPAITVESREWQLLAQFDSDDAAGFMWGDCGVLYFMIRPQDLAAGAFDRASFTWQCA, from the coding sequence TTGTCGCCGCCCCTTCCGCGAGGCGCCGAGTGGCCGATTTGGAGTGGCCGCGGTCCGTTGGCGCATATCGCCACGCTCGACTGTCTGGCGCTCCACCGGTTCGTGCCAGAGTCGCTGACGGCTGCCGGATTCCCGCTGGACGGGCTCCTGTCGTTCTTCTACTTCGACGGTCAGGTCGACGACGGCCTAGAGGTCGTCGGCCCAATGTTCGGTACCAACGATGGCGCGAGAGTGATCCACACCCCGGCGGATGTGCCGGTTGTGCTGACCGAACCTCCGTCGCCGATCACCGCGTACCCGGCGATCGAGCTTCGGGCAGAACCTGTCCTCACCTGGCCGACGTGGGAGCACCCCGATCTTCACGACGAAAACTGGCCGGCCGAGGGATGGCGTGGACTGTTTGAAGAGTTGGATGCCGTGCGGCAAGTGACTCCTGGTCCGGTTCATCAGGTCGGAGGGCATCCGGACCCAGTCCAAGGTCCGGTCGAGATCGAAATCGCCTACGGGCAACTGTCGGATGGCGGACGCAACGCCCTTGATTGGAGCGATCCAGCCATCACAGTGGAGTCACGGGAATGGCAACTGCTCGCTCAATTCGACAGCGACGACGCTGCCGGATTCATGTGGGGCGACTGCGGTGTCCTCTACTTCATGATCCGACCACAAGACCTCGCGGCGGGGGCGTTCGACCGGGCGAGCTTCACGTGGCAGTGCGCGTGA
- a CDS encoding TetR/AcrR family transcriptional regulator translates to MVDDRSGDDAMPVRMTRAENQARTRAALLDAAAQTCARKGYAAASVDEIAAAAGYSVGAVYSNFSSKEQLFSELMAERASGRLDQVVQTIEENADRRPLMALSRILVEIADNDIEFEAIQAEFWLHAVRNPDAMQILRDRSARTLAALCEILADALERNNIDDSVSVEGFAVVVLALFQGLIRQRRIDPDRVPDELFGQALAWQLAGMPKGSGRKTASAKNR, encoded by the coding sequence ATGGTCGACGATCGAAGCGGTGATGACGCGATGCCAGTACGGATGACGCGGGCTGAGAATCAGGCACGGACCCGGGCGGCGCTGTTGGACGCAGCCGCCCAGACCTGTGCCCGGAAGGGCTACGCCGCTGCATCGGTGGACGAGATCGCCGCCGCAGCGGGGTATTCGGTCGGCGCGGTGTATTCCAACTTCTCCAGCAAGGAGCAGTTGTTCTCCGAGTTGATGGCAGAGCGCGCCTCCGGCCGGCTCGACCAAGTGGTGCAGACCATCGAGGAGAACGCCGACCGGAGACCATTGATGGCCCTGAGCCGCATACTCGTCGAGATCGCGGACAATGACATCGAGTTCGAGGCGATCCAGGCCGAGTTCTGGTTGCATGCCGTCCGCAACCCCGATGCCATGCAGATCCTGCGGGACCGCTCGGCGCGCACGCTGGCCGCGCTGTGCGAGATCCTCGCCGATGCGCTGGAGCGCAACAACATCGACGACAGCGTCTCCGTGGAGGGGTTCGCCGTTGTGGTTCTCGCCCTCTTCCAGGGGCTGATCCGGCAGCGGCGCATCGACCCCGACCGGGTGCCCGACGAACTTTTCGGCCAGGCATTGGCCTGGCAACTCGCCGGCATGCCGAAGGGGTCGGGCCGGAAAACGGCGTCGGCCAAGAACAGGTAG
- a CDS encoding sterol desaturase family protein: MDPVRIGLYAMPAFFVLMAIEFVSYRFDKDFDKDKAKDDNGSARPRAGISWRDTATNVSIYALGIVLRPLGKFIAVPMVAIAASLTPLHLSASYWWVWVLAIVLADLAYYLQHRMSHRIRMFWAAHNVHHSSQYFNLSTALRLSWLIPGSFLTSIGYVGLALIGIPAWLVFLSQAIVLLYQFPIHTERVDRLPRVIEYVFNTPSHHRVHHGANNPYLDKNYAGIFILWDRMFGSFVAEGEPVRYGLTKNIDTHNPVKVNYHEFAAMVGDVWRARTWRGRLGYLFGPPGWSEKADTATTVESNVRKQPVHNAMT, encoded by the coding sequence ATGGATCCAGTGCGGATCGGGCTCTACGCCATGCCCGCCTTCTTCGTCCTGATGGCGATCGAGTTCGTCAGCTACCGCTTCGACAAGGACTTCGACAAGGACAAAGCCAAGGACGACAACGGTTCAGCCCGGCCCCGGGCCGGGATCTCGTGGCGGGACACTGCCACGAACGTCTCGATCTACGCGCTGGGCATTGTCCTGCGCCCGTTGGGTAAATTCATCGCGGTTCCGATGGTCGCGATTGCCGCGTCGCTGACGCCGCTGCATCTGTCGGCGTCGTACTGGTGGGTCTGGGTGCTGGCCATCGTGCTGGCCGATCTGGCCTACTACCTGCAACACCGAATGTCGCACCGCATCCGGATGTTCTGGGCCGCGCACAACGTGCACCACTCGAGTCAGTACTTCAACCTGTCCACGGCCCTGCGGTTGTCCTGGCTGATTCCCGGATCGTTCCTGACCTCCATCGGTTATGTGGGGTTGGCGCTGATCGGCATTCCGGCATGGTTGGTCTTCTTGTCGCAGGCCATCGTGCTGCTGTACCAGTTTCCGATCCACACCGAGCGCGTCGACCGGCTTCCCCGCGTGATCGAGTACGTGTTCAACACCCCATCGCACCATCGTGTCCACCACGGCGCCAACAATCCCTACCTCGACAAGAACTACGCAGGCATCTTCATCCTGTGGGACCGGATGTTCGGCAGCTTCGTCGCCGAGGGTGAACCCGTTCGCTACGGCCTGACCAAGAACATCGATACCCACAACCCGGTCAAGGTGAACTATCACGAGTTCGCGGCCATGGTCGGCGACGTCTGGCGGGCGCGGACCTGGCGCGGCAGGCTCGGCTATCTGTTCGGCCCGCCCGGATGGAGTGAAAAGGCCGACACCGCAACGACTGTCGAGTCCAACGTGCGGAAGCAGCCGGTCCACAATGCAATGACCTAG